The Candidatus Paceibacterota bacterium nucleotide sequence ATGAGCACATTGAGCGTCCCGTCAACATTGACTACATGAGTCAAAAAAGGATGCTCAATTGAATGTTGCACGCGAGGCAGAGCAGCGAGATGAAATACATAGCGCGCGCCCCTGAAAATCGGCTGAATTTTTTTGAGATTTGTAATATCGATAATATGAAGCACAGCTCTCGGATTCACATTTTCTTTTTTCCCACCAGAAAGATTATCAATTACATGAACATCATATCCTGCTCTCACGAGAGCATCGGTAAGATTTGAGCCAATAAATCCTGCCCCGCCAGTAACCACCACTTTTGTTTTTAGTCCTTTTTTCATAGAAGAAATTATATTCCTTTTCGAGATAAAAGAATCTGAAGAGTCCGGAGGGCAATTTTTATATCAAGTCCGAAGGAACGATGTTTGATGTAATAGAGATCATAGGAGAGCTTTTCTCTGGTCTTCCGAATCTTATCCGGATCTCCATGATGAGGATGGTCTTCATGATAAATCTGGGCCCATCCAGAAAGTCCCGGTTTAATAAGGTGGCGAACATTGTAGAATGGAATCTCTTTTGCATATTCTTTTACAGGAAGTGGAAATTCAGGACGCGGGCCGATAAGCGAAAGATCTCCCTTGAGGACATTCCACAATTGGGGCAATTCATCAATACGCGTCTGACGCAAGAATTTTCCAACTCGCGTCACCTTATTGTCATTATTTTCATTCCACTCTGCCCTATCATTCGCAATACTCATCGTACGGAATTTTACCACTTGAATCGAAACATTGTGCCTCCCTACTCTTTCCTGAACGCTCCATAGTCCGCCCCCGTCATCAATTTTAATAAGAAGATAAACAAAGGGATACAGGAGAAGCGAGAGTAGCCCGAGAATAAGAGAAAGAGAAATATCCATAAGCCGTTTTAGAAAGTCATACACAATATGGGGAGAAGAAGAGACATTCTCAAGAAACCATTCGTGTCGAACAAGAGAAATCGGAATTCTTCCGAAAATATCAGCGTACAAATCAGAAAAGTTCACAAATCGAATCTCCGAGAAAATAAGCGAGTATAGATCAGAGAGAATTGGCCGGATTTTTTCGTGTTCCAGGTCAATTACAATAAGCGACGCATTTTGTTCTCGAATATCCGAAACTAGTTTTTCAGTACGAATATCGCCTTTCCCCAGATCAAAGGAGGAAACAATGGTCATTCCATAACGAGAACTTCTTCGGATCTCTTTCTCCAACTCTTCCATCTCTTCCCCACTGCCAAGAAGAATCGCATTTTGATATCGGCGAAAAGAAATATGCCGAGTCCCCCACTGCCTCCAAATAACAATAACAATCGAAGAGACAACGAGAAAAAGAAAAAGGTTAGTTTTCGGAGTAAGCCCGAGAAACGGAAAAAAATAGAATAACACAACCGCAATAATACTGTTGAGAAGTTGGGCATTTAAAATAAGGGTCGGCAAATCTTTCTTCGTAAGAAGAACCTGGTTATCGTAAAGACCTGCGATAAAAAATACGATGATAGAGATAATGAAAAGGAAAGAGAAAGCAAATATATGAGATATAAAAAGCTCCCTGCTTGGAATTGAGCCATACCGAAAAACAAGCATCACCCAAAGCGCAA carries:
- a CDS encoding exopolysaccharide biosynthesis polyprenyl glycosylphosphotransferase, translating into MKDNCSGRFFVVVSLHMVTSHKKEPFLLFVGDFVSFLIALWVMLVFRYGSIPSRELFISHIFAFSFLFIISIIVFFIAGLYDNQVLLTKKDLPTLILNAQLLNSIIAVVLFYFFPFLGLTPKTNLFLFLVVSSIVIVIWRQWGTRHISFRRYQNAILLGSGEEMEELEKEIRRSSRYGMTIVSSFDLGKGDIRTEKLVSDIREQNASLIVIDLEHEKIRPILSDLYSLIFSEIRFVNFSDLYADIFGRIPISLVRHEWFLENVSSSPHIVYDFLKRLMDISLSLILGLLSLLLYPFVYLLIKIDDGGGLWSVQERVGRHNVSIQVVKFRTMSIANDRAEWNENNDNKVTRVGKFLRQTRIDELPQLWNVLKGDLSLIGPRPEFPLPVKEYAKEIPFYNVRHLIKPGLSGWAQIYHEDHPHHGDPDKIRKTREKLSYDLYYIKHRSFGLDIKIALRTLQILLSRKGI